TCCCTGCGTGAATACTGCTGAACATTTCCAATAATCCCACTGGTGTTGATTCAATGAATTCAAAAGAAGTGGGATTGACTACACTTCGGCCATCCTTTTCAATTCTTTCATATTGGCCAGCGGGTAAGATATAGGTTAAAACTGTCACTATTACAATTACGATAAACATTAATACAAAAGGATTTATCCCTTTTTCAGGTAACTCCGTCAGTTGGTTAAGTGGCTTATTATTCTGATTAAGCGGCTCGGAAGTGATTTGACCATTAGGCAGGTCATTCATATAAATACCCCCAGTTAAAGTTTTATACTTTTAATCCAGATCTCCTGTCGGACCATCACTTCTCAACCAAACACTTAAACATACTCTTTATTAACTTCTCCAGCATGACGGGCGTATGGACGAAGGCGCTATCGATGTGAAGGCGCTCAGTACGCTGGTGGGCATCCTTGCCGAACGGACCCACATTAAGTACGGGTGCCTGAAGTTTTTGCATATCAGCAAAAGGAATGCTGTAAGTATCGCCCCAGACTGGTGTATTTTTTTCAAAAGCCGTCCAGCCATCAGACTCGTCACTATATTGAACATAGCTTAAATCGCAAAGTCCATTAAAATAATGAATTTGGCTGACTTCTTCACCAAGCATGCTGGCAGTTTCCTTCATTAATTTCACAGATTCCATGATAAGCGGATCATCGGACGTATTGACGGCTGGATAATATGGCGGTGCGAACAGCAATACAATGGCGGGTGAAAGCTCCTGACATTGTATCATCAATTTTTCAGCGATCCGCACTGATTTTTCCCGCTCATCCAAATCCATGTTTCCTTTAACTTCACTCTTTATTTTCTCAACAAAACTCCCGCCAAATTTGCCCTCGGCATATGAAAGTAACTTTTCATAGCGCAATACTTGTACTTCACCTACACCTTCAATTTGTTCACGCATACATAGCTCTTTATAAGATTCATTGCATTTCATCGCTGCTTCGTTTGCAACCTGCTCGAATAGGTCCATTATTTCTGCAGCTGTTCTTTTCATAATGAACACATTATAAAGCGCGGCTGCCCGATAAGGTGTCTGTGTTGAATATTGTAGTTTTAGATCTTTTTGCTGAAGCGATACCGGTAATGGTGTTTCCTCACCAAGATCACTTTCCAGAAAAAGAGTGTTCCACTCCATGAGCTGCGTGAGGAACGAGGCTATATAGTTAGCCGTCATGCCCTTTAATGGTTCACCTACATGAGTTTCTTTCCCATAAAAAAGGGCAGCAGGCATGATTTTCCCCAAAGTTCCGGAATAAATATAATGTCTATTATCGCCCGGTTTCTGTGAAAAGGACGGTTCACTATTAAAAAACATTTTATAGGAAAGGTCATATTTATCACGTAAAGCCACAAGTTCTTTAACTGCAGCCCTCATTCCCGCAGAATTCACTTCCTCATCAGGAACCGTTAACAGCAGGAGATTGATCGGCCATTGTTCGATGCTTGCCTTTTCGATGATAGCCATATGAAGGGCAAGCCCCATTTTCATATCCATCGTTCCTCTACCAAACAAGTACTTTCCTGATTCAAGATCAATGCGCGCTTCTTCCGGTAGTTCATCTTTCCTGTCATGAAGTTTTTTCGTGAGCTCCTCTGGTTGAAATGCAAGAGTCTCAAGGTCACCGTATTCTTCAGTATGAACCGTATCAAAATGGCTAATTAATACAACGGTCTCCTTTGCATCAGGATGTTTATAGAAAGCATTGACAAAATTCCTCCCTAAATCAGCCTCGTGAAGCGATAAGTGTGCCGGATTCCTTTTAAAATAATCAAGCTCCCTCAATTTATCTTGCACCTTATACGGAAACGTCCGTTCCCCTAATGTGAGAGTACGGCTTTCCCAGCTAACAAGTTCACATAACAAGGTACGGAGCGTTTCTGGAGTACCCCATAGTAATTGACTCATTCCAATCCCCCTTCATTAATATTTGTACGGACCACCGGGCAGGTTAAACAAGTTGGACCGCCAGTGCCTTTGAAACTGATCTCAGTTCCTTTGTACTCATAAACTGTTGCTCCCGCATCAATAAGCTTTTGCTTCGTGTAAGCGTTACCAGAAGATAACAGGCAAACCCGCGGAGCAATGGCAAGAACATTACAGCCCAAGGTCAAGTACTCATCAACCGGCACTTCAATAAGCTGTATGCCTCGTTCAATCAGCAGTTTTCTGAAAAAGACAGGCATAAGGCGGGAGTGAACCACTGCTAAATCCTTGTCGACCATACTGATGAAAGACATTAGATGGAGACACTCTCCCTCTCCTTGATCATGCGGAAGCTGAACTACGATGAATTCATCCACAAGATGAGCGGTCATTTCTTTTAGTTGCCGAATGGCTTCAGCATTTGTACGATAACCATGTCCGACAACTAGGGTCTTATCATCAAGCCAAACGATATCACCGCCATCCGCGACCGCATCACCCTGCAAATACCCAATAATCGGGATGTTCTTTTCCTTACAAAATTGCTTGTATACACTAGCTTCAGGCTGTCTCAATTCTTTCCCGGACTTTAAAATGATGGCTCCTTGGCTAGTGAATTTGACCGGGTCATGCGCATATAAGGAGTCAATGCCGACTACCGAAGATGCTGGCAAATAATCGATGTTTGGAACATATTTCTCCAAAATGGAAATAAAGTCACCATACTCTTTTAGTGCTTCGTTGAAATCTGGCTCTTCCGCAAAGTTGAAGTTCCGCCATGCTTGGCTTAAATGCTCTTGACTAATAAACGCTTCTTTCGGATGTTTTACAATGACACGTTCCAATGGTTTGTACATGGACGAACAATATGTCACTGCCTCCCCCTCCTTTTCCGCATAGTGGAAAACGTTTCCGCTAATAGGAATTTTTCTTTTATTATAAAATTAACTTTGGTATAATGTCAATATGTTTTAAATATTCAAATAAATCAAAGTTTTATTCAACTTGTAATGAAAGATAGGTGGTTTGTTTATGCAATCGATCGACCGTGCCATGAACGTTATAAAGGTGCTGGTTTCCAATTCATCGGAAAACTGGCTGTCAATTACGGAACTTTCCCAAGAATGTGATCTTCCTGTCAGCTCCATGCATCGTTTGTTAAAAGCGATGTCCTTGCATGGATTAATCCAACAGGACGGGCAATCCAAACAATATGGTTTGGGGAATATTTGGCTCGAATATGGTTTACGTATGTATGACAAAATGGATTACATCAGCCAAATAAGGCCTGAACTGGAAAGGCTGATGAACAAAGTGGAGGAAAGCGTCTATCTTAGCCAGCCAATAGGAATGGAATCACTCGTAATCGAACGAATCGACAGTGAAAAAAGCCAAATCCGGGTTTATGACCAGCTTGGCTCACGAGTACCTTTGCATATTGGGGCTGCCAATAAAGCGATGCTCGCCTATATGCCATATAATCAAGCTAAAAAAATCGTGGATGCTCTTCTGCCAATTCAAGAAAGAGCAGCTTTTTGGGATATATTGCAAGAGACTAAAATGAAGGGACATGGAATCAGCCACAGTGAAAGAACAGAGGGAACATGTTCTGTTGCCGTGCCGATACTGAACCATTTTGGGGAAGTTCACGGTGCGGTGAGCATAGGTTTTGTCAGTTTTAACCTGACAGATGAAAGACTTGATTTCCTCATTAAGAATGTTATGGAAACTGGCAATCGGGTTTCTGCAAAATTGGGGTATAGGGGAACATGAATAAGAGAGCAGTGGAGGATTAACGGATAAGCCGAAAAAGAAGATGAATCATTTCATCTTCTTTTTCGTTTTTATATTAATCGCTGCCGGTCACAAATAAATCTTCTTTAAAATAGGCGAGGACCTCGCCGGCCACGACTGGCTCACCCTCCAATACCTCCAATGATTCTATTTTCCCGCTAACACCAATATCAATGATTTCCAAACGTCCATCTGCCTTCTTAATCTGAAATAATTGTTCCCATTCGTAAAATCTGGAATTTTTGGATATTGAAATTTTTTCAATCCTGCCTTCACATGGGCTAAGAATCACATCAACGTACATTTACATCATTCCTTCCTTCAGTATTCTTCTAAATGAAATGGGGTTTGTAAGACCAACTTGAGAAAGTTTTGGAACTCATGTATATCTTCATGTTCAATCCCAAGGGTCGGAGCCCAGTACTGATCTAAATTAATATCATTGGCACAAAGCAGGATCATTCTTCCGCTTTGCATGGAAGTCACCATTGCTTTACCGAAAAACTGGGCCGAATATACAATGGTCACATCATATCTATAATCTTGTGACAATAAGCAATAATGATGAATAGCCTGGTTTTCTTTATTTTCGGAAAGAATATCAAAATTCAACGGATTGCCTCCTTTCTTGTAAGCCCTAATTCGCTCAGAATCTGACCCAACCTCGAAGCTGGGATGCTTCTGCTATTTTGCGAATCCCTTCAATATAAGCAGCCACCTTCATATTCACGGAATATTTTTGTGAAGTATGGTAGACATTCAAAAAGCTGGCCGTTATCTTTTCCTTCAATCGTTCATCCACAAGCTCCTCCGTCCAGTAATAACCTTGGTTGTTCTGGCACCATTCAAAATACGAGACTATCACCCCTCCTGAATTCGCCAAAATATCCGGGACTAGCACTATACCTTTATCATCGAGAATCTTGATCGCTTCCTTTGTTGTTGGCCCATTTGCTGCTTCGATCAGGATTTCACATTTTAATCGGTTTGCATTATCTTTATTCACCACTCCGCTTATAGCTGCGGGAATCAGCACATCACACTCTTTTTCCAACAATTCTTGATTGGATAATGAATCTTTGAATAAGTTCGAAACAACCCCAAAAGAGTCCCTATTCTCCAAAAGGTAAGGAATATTCAAGCCATCCGGATCATATAAGCCTCCAAGCTCATCCGCAATTCCGGCAACCTTAGCCCCCATTTCATGTAAATATAACGCTAAATGACTGCCAACATTCCCGAATCCCTGAATGATTACCCGCATGCCTTCAATAGGAATCCCCTTTAAATCACATATCATTTGAAGTGTATATAATACTCCCTTGGAAGTGGCCTTTTCCCTGCCCTTCGATCCTCCTAATCTCAGAGGCTTTCCTGTAATGAATCCGGGTGAATCGAATTCCCTGATGTGATCGTATTCATCCAGCATCCAGGCCATGATTTGTGAATTTGTATACATATCAGGTGCCGGAATATCTTTTGTAGGGCCCACTATTTGACTAACTGCCCTGACATACCCTCTGCTTAATCGTTCTAGCTCAGATGAACTCATCTGTCTGGGATCACACACAATGCCACCTTTTGCCCCTCCATATGGAAGATCGGTTATTCCGCATTTCAAGCTCATCCATCCGGCCAATGCCTTAACTTCTTCAGGAGTGACATCCGGGTGAAACCGAATCCCCCCTTTTGTTGGACCGGCTGCATCATTATGTTGAGCCCGATACCCTTGAAACATCCTTGTCTCCCCATTATCCATTTGAATAGGAATACTGACTTCCAGAAAACGCATTGGCACTTTCAAAAAATCAAAAACCTGATCTGGATAGTCCAAAACATGAATCGCTTCTTTTAGGATATCCTGGAACTCTTGCAGTGGATTATCCGATTGACGTTTTTCAATCACCTTAATTTTCCCTGTCATTTTAGCACCTCACTTTTATTCTTATAACTTACTTAAGCAACTTTCATGCCAGCTTTGAAGATATCGTGTGGATAGCCATATACCGCCATTTGCAATCATCAATAACACACATACAACCATCAGGACATATGTATTAATTCATAAGCAATTCAGGTTTGCATATGTAAACAGTGATGATTAAATACAAAAAAACGCATCCTTATTAGGATGCGTTTTATCCTTGCAAAGTCTCATAGCTGAATTTCTTCAACTTGGTATTGGGGCGGAGCCTTCCGGAATGCCTTTGTGATATATAATAGATAACAAAAACCAATAATGAACCAACTTGTCCCCATTATTAGGGAACTTGTCTCAAGGTTGATCCAAAGAATGCCAATTGCTATAGCTCCAATTAAAGGCATGATTAAGTATTGAATACACCCTTTTATCGTTCGATGTTTCTTTTCCCGAATGATAAAATGGCTGATCACTGACAGATTTACAAAGGTAAATGCCATTAATGCACCGAAGTTGATCAGTGACGTTGCTGTCACTAAATCAAAGAATAAAGCCGACAATGAAATGACTCCAACTATGAGTACATTAATGGCTGGCGTCTTCCACTTAGGGTGAATAAACCCAATCCATTTTTCCGGAAACACTTTATCACGTCCCATAACATACAAAAGACGGGAAACGCTGGCATGCGATGCTAGTCCCGAGGCTAGCGTATTGACGAAAGTCGTACAAAGAAAAATGGATTGAAATAGCTTCCCACCTACATAAAGGGCGATTTCCGGTAATGCAGCATCCGGTTCCTTAAAACGGGATATATCCGGAAAAAAGAGCTGAATAAAGAAAGATGCGGTAATGAAGATGATTCCACCCCAAAGTGCAGTTAAAAATATCGCTTTTGGAATCGTTTTTTTCGGATCCGGGGTTTCCTCAGATAGTGTCGTTACCGCATCGAATCCCAAAAAGGAAAAACAAAGGATTGTGGCGCCGGTTATTATTGCAGAAAAGTCCATTCCTTCATTTACGAAAGGCTTTATCGTAAACACTTCTCCTGTACCTTCTCCATCATTTAAACCTTTGACGACAAGAATGATGAACACTGCCATGATGGCAATCTGGATTAAAACAAAAAGCGCATTAAAGTTTGCAAGTACATTGACACTCCGTAGATTGAGAATGGTGACGATTGCTACGAACAATACGACCCAAATCCACGTGGGAACTCCTGGAAATAATGCTGTAAGATAAATTTTGGTCAACAATGCATTGACCATAGGTAAAAACAAATAGTCTAACAACGAAGACCATCCTACCAGGAATCCTAAATGCGGGTTTATGGCCTTTTGCGTATAAGTGTAGGCAGAACCTGCAGCAGGAAAAACCTTTACAAGTTTTCCATAGCTCGCCGCTGTAAAAAGCATCCCCACCAATGCAAAGATATAGGCAGTCGGCACATGGCCGCCCGTAATCCCAGATACAATTCCAAATGTATCAAATACGACCATGGGGGTCATATATGCTAACCCCATCATAACGATTTGCCATAATTTCAGTGATCTTTTCAATGTAACCTCATTTTCCACCTATCATTCCTCCTTGAAACCGCTTTCAAACCAGTAAGTTCAATTTCTTAACTTGATAAATCTCCATGCCTCCCTCTTTTTTTAAAGTTTTACCTGTATACCTTAATGCAATTTCTGTGCCACATGATTTTGGTTTACTCTACAAACGAAAAACGCCAAAAATGCTACTTAATTCCTGTATTCTTAACGGCACATGATTGATTCATAAGAAATGAAGTCTTGGAGCATCTCTTCATCGGTGATTCAATTTCCCATAAATTATTCGCCCTTGCATAAACCAAGCCAATGATAACTGGAAAAACCTCTTTAAATCACTTACTGTGACCTGGCATGATAATTGCATAATTAATCTTCCATAGGAATTCATTTATATGAGTTTCAAAACTATTATCGTTATAAGAAAATGGAGGAATAGAAAAATGAAATATCCTTTATCCCCTGATGTTAAACCAGAGTTTTGTACCACCGGATCATTTATGCGCTTACCTTCTTCAAGGGAAAATGCCAAATTGGCAGTGATAGGTATGCCTTTTGATACAGCTGCATCATTCAGGGTAGGAGCCCGGTTTGCTCCACAGGCTGTCCGCCAGGCATCCATGACGTTATTTCCTTACCATCCCATTCACAAGGTATTTCCGTTTGACGAATGTAATGCAATTGATATTGGGGACGTTTCGGTGATCCCCCATAATATACATCGAAGCTATGAGTTAATTGAAAAGGCTATGGCTGACTTGATGAAAAACGGTATCATTCCAATAGGCATCGGGGGAGATCATTCCGTAACATTGGCTAATCTAAGAGCTGCCGCAAAAATACACGGTCCTGTTGCACTTCTTCATTTTGATTCACATACAGATACCTGGGATACTTATTATGATGAAAAATACTGGCATGGTTCCCCGTTTATCCGTGCATATGAGGAAGGCTTGCTCCAAACGGATAAAGTTTTCCAGATTGGCATCAGAGGGACGCTCAATCATCCAGGAGATATAGATTCAAGTACAGATCTAGGTTACAATGTGATAACAACTCCCGAGCTGAAGAAAAGAGGAATCGAAGATGTCGTGAAGGAAGTCAAGAAAACCATTGGGGATACACCTTGTTTCTTGACCTTTGATATTGATTTTGTAGATCCATCATGTGCTCCTGGAACTGGCACCTTGGAGGTCGGCGGTCTAAATAGCCTTGATACCCTAGAGATGATACGTTCTCTGCAAGGATTCAACTTTATTGGGTTCGACCTGGTAGAAGTCCTCCCGCCGTACGATCCAACACAAATTACATCACTATTGGCAGCCACCATCATTCATGACTTTGCCAGTTTAGTAGCCTTACAGCTAAAAGAAGAACAAAAAAAGGAGAATTCATCCGAAAAAAGTTTATAGATGCAAGCGGTAATTATTAAAGAAGGATATTTCAGGTCGATACGTTATCGTTCAAAAGGCATCTGCTTGTAGTGAAAGCAGATGCCTTTTTTCTATATCATCTTTAATCTTGTCCTGCATTTCCTCTATAAATCATTTCATATAAACTGATGAACAAGTTCGAGCTATTGATGTGGGAAAATTAAAAAAACACATCCCATCTGAAAGAATGGGATGTGTCATCATTTTATTCGTCTGATTCTGCCCCAGGACGATTGTATTGTGTTGGCAGGGTATCCCAAAAGCTTGCATCAACAGTTTCTATTGAATCATCGGCAATAGCTCTGACAGCTGCATCCAAAGTGGTTACCGTTTGCTTTATTAGATAGCCATTACTTTTTTGTCCAAGCGCCACTGACTCGATATTGTGGTCCGACATACCTCGCATCTCAAAGAGCAATGTGGCAATATCATAACGAACGGCTGCACCATTACGTCCTATATTTTCTCCAGAACCGCCATCATACCTGCCAATATGCCCCCAACCAGTTGGTTCAATGGAGTTATATACAACAGCACCCAGTTTTTTTGACGCTTCTAATACTTCAGGCTTTACTTTAGCGTTTGTAGGATAAAGAATTGAACCTGAAACAAGTTCACCATCTGTTTCGCTTAGCGTCCCTTGATGATGTAAATCTATCATGTAATCTATATCGTATTTCGCAAATACATTTTCGTGTAAAGCCTTTACCTCCACTTGCATGGAATCAGTTTTTTTATCATGCTCACGGTTTAAGTCGATCCCATTTGCATTTGCCCGTGTTAGATGTCGATCACCTTTTGCTAAATAGTCATCAAGAGGGAAATTAACATCTCCCATTGCCCCATCTGCATTTAACATGGGAATGATCAGTATATTAACATTTTCCAATAAACCTTTAGTCTTATTCGTGCCTAGATGTTTAATGAATTCGAGTGCACCTTCAGTAGTCAGTTGTTCATTTCCGTGCTGTTGAGTTAAAAATAGTATAGTAGGATTCTTGGGATTTGAAATGTATTTCGCTAGGTAAATATCCCTCCCTTTTACCGTTTCGCCGATTACTTCCAGTGCCAGCCTTTCTTGTTTAGCATCCTGCGTTTTAAGATAGCTTACCAGGCTTTCATATGTATGAAGATTTGAAGTTGTCACTTGACCATTTCCAGCACTGGGACCATTTCCAACCGCTCCGACTGGCAGCGCAACAGCTGTAACTGCGCTTAATGTCATTAAACTAGATAATGAAACTGATAGGACTTTCTTTTTAAAATTCAATAAAAACCCTCCTTATAATTTAATTACTAAAAAATAACTATTACTAATATTCTGACA
The DNA window shown above is from Peribacillus sp. FSL P2-0133 and carries:
- a CDS encoding M20/M25/M40 family metallo-hydrolase, producing MSQLLWGTPETLRTLLCELVSWESRTLTLGERTFPYKVQDKLRELDYFKRNPAHLSLHEADLGRNFVNAFYKHPDAKETVVLISHFDTVHTEEYGDLETLAFQPEELTKKLHDRKDELPEEARIDLESGKYLFGRGTMDMKMGLALHMAIIEKASIEQWPINLLLLTVPDEEVNSAGMRAAVKELVALRDKYDLSYKMFFNSEPSFSQKPGDNRHYIYSGTLGKIMPAALFYGKETHVGEPLKGMTANYIASFLTQLMEWNTLFLESDLGEETPLPVSLQQKDLKLQYSTQTPYRAAALYNVFIMKRTAAEIMDLFEQVANEAAMKCNESYKELCMREQIEGVGEVQVLRYEKLLSYAEGKFGGSFVEKIKSEVKGNMDLDEREKSVRIAEKLMIQCQELSPAIVLLFAPPYYPAVNTSDDPLIMESVKLMKETASMLGEEVSQIHYFNGLCDLSYVQYSDESDGWTAFEKNTPVWGDTYSIPFADMQKLQAPVLNVGPFGKDAHQRTERLHIDSAFVHTPVMLEKLIKSMFKCLVEK
- a CDS encoding APC family permease, with product MENEVTLKRSLKLWQIVMMGLAYMTPMVVFDTFGIVSGITGGHVPTAYIFALVGMLFTAASYGKLVKVFPAAGSAYTYTQKAINPHLGFLVGWSSLLDYLFLPMVNALLTKIYLTALFPGVPTWIWVVLFVAIVTILNLRSVNVLANFNALFVLIQIAIMAVFIILVVKGLNDGEGTGEVFTIKPFVNEGMDFSAIITGATILCFSFLGFDAVTTLSEETPDPKKTIPKAIFLTALWGGIIFITASFFIQLFFPDISRFKEPDAALPEIALYVGGKLFQSIFLCTTFVNTLASGLASHASVSRLLYVMGRDKVFPEKWIGFIHPKWKTPAINVLIVGVISLSALFFDLVTATSLINFGALMAFTFVNLSVISHFIIREKKHRTIKGCIQYLIMPLIGAIAIGILWINLETSSLIMGTSWFIIGFCYLLYITKAFRKAPPQYQVEEIQL
- a CDS encoding arginine deiminase family protein yields the protein MYKPLERVIVKHPKEAFISQEHLSQAWRNFNFAEEPDFNEALKEYGDFISILEKYVPNIDYLPASSVVGIDSLYAHDPVKFTSQGAIILKSGKELRQPEASVYKQFCKEKNIPIIGYLQGDAVADGGDIVWLDDKTLVVGHGYRTNAEAIRQLKEMTAHLVDEFIVVQLPHDQGEGECLHLMSFISMVDKDLAVVHSRLMPVFFRKLLIERGIQLIEVPVDEYLTLGCNVLAIAPRVCLLSSGNAYTKQKLIDAGATVYEYKGTEISFKGTGGPTCLTCPVVRTNINEGGLE
- a CDS encoding IclR family transcriptional regulator, with amino-acid sequence MQSIDRAMNVIKVLVSNSSENWLSITELSQECDLPVSSMHRLLKAMSLHGLIQQDGQSKQYGLGNIWLEYGLRMYDKMDYISQIRPELERLMNKVEESVYLSQPIGMESLVIERIDSEKSQIRVYDQLGSRVPLHIGAANKAMLAYMPYNQAKKIVDALLPIQERAAFWDILQETKMKGHGISHSERTEGTCSVAVPILNHFGEVHGAVSIGFVSFNLTDERLDFLIKNVMETGNRVSAKLGYRGT
- a CDS encoding SAV0927 family protein, yielding MNFDILSENKENQAIHHYCLLSQDYRYDVTIVYSAQFFGKAMVTSMQSGRMILLCANDINLDQYWAPTLGIEHEDIHEFQNFLKLVLQTPFHLEEY
- the speB gene encoding agmatinase, with the protein product MKYPLSPDVKPEFCTTGSFMRLPSSRENAKLAVIGMPFDTAASFRVGARFAPQAVRQASMTLFPYHPIHKVFPFDECNAIDIGDVSVIPHNIHRSYELIEKAMADLMKNGIIPIGIGGDHSVTLANLRAAAKIHGPVALLHFDSHTDTWDTYYDEKYWHGSPFIRAYEEGLLQTDKVFQIGIRGTLNHPGDIDSSTDLGYNVITTPELKKRGIEDVVKEVKKTIGDTPCFLTFDIDFVDPSCAPGTGTLEVGGLNSLDTLEMIRSLQGFNFIGFDLVEVLPPYDPTQITSLLAATIIHDFASLVALQLKEEQKKENSSEKSL
- a CDS encoding M14 family zinc carboxypeptidase, with the translated sequence MNFKKKVLSVSLSSLMTLSAVTAVALPVGAVGNGPSAGNGQVTTSNLHTYESLVSYLKTQDAKQERLALEVIGETVKGRDIYLAKYISNPKNPTILFLTQQHGNEQLTTEGALEFIKHLGTNKTKGLLENVNILIIPMLNADGAMGDVNFPLDDYLAKGDRHLTRANANGIDLNREHDKKTDSMQVEVKALHENVFAKYDIDYMIDLHHQGTLSETDGELVSGSILYPTNAKVKPEVLEASKKLGAVVYNSIEPTGWGHIGRYDGGSGENIGRNGAAVRYDIATLLFEMRGMSDHNIESVALGQKSNGYLIKQTVTTLDAAVRAIADDSIETVDASFWDTLPTQYNRPGAESDE
- a CDS encoding Glu/Leu/Phe/Val dehydrogenase — encoded protein: MTGKIKVIEKRQSDNPLQEFQDILKEAIHVLDYPDQVFDFLKVPMRFLEVSIPIQMDNGETRMFQGYRAQHNDAAGPTKGGIRFHPDVTPEEVKALAGWMSLKCGITDLPYGGAKGGIVCDPRQMSSSELERLSRGYVRAVSQIVGPTKDIPAPDMYTNSQIMAWMLDEYDHIREFDSPGFITGKPLRLGGSKGREKATSKGVLYTLQMICDLKGIPIEGMRVIIQGFGNVGSHLALYLHEMGAKVAGIADELGGLYDPDGLNIPYLLENRDSFGVVSNLFKDSLSNQELLEKECDVLIPAAISGVVNKDNANRLKCEILIEAANGPTTKEAIKILDDKGIVLVPDILANSGGVIVSYFEWCQNNQGYYWTEELVDERLKEKITASFLNVYHTSQKYSVNMKVAAYIEGIRKIAEASQLRGWVRF